In Hugenholtzia roseola DSM 9546, the sequence ATACAAAAGCTCCCACGACATTGTAGAGCAAAAATTGGCGATAAGACATCGTGCCTACCCCTGCCACAAAGGGCGCGAAAGTGCGGATAATGGGAATAAAACGCGCAATGATGATGGTCTTGCCGCCATGTTTTTCATAAAAAGCCTGTGTTTTTAAAAGGTATTCTTTTTTGATAAAACGAATATTTAAACTAAAAACTCTATCGCCTAAATATTTGCCGATATGATAGTTGAGGGTATCGCCCAAGACCGCCGCTACAAACAGCAGAGCCGCCAAAAGCCAAACATTAAGCCCGCTGGCAGGATTGGCAGCCAAAGAACCCACTGCAAAAAGAAGCGAGTCGCCGGGCAGAAAAGGCAAGACCACGACCCCTGTTTCCAAGAAGATGATGCCAAACAAGATAAGGTATGTCCAAGTCCCGTATTGGGAAGTAATTTCAGTTA encodes:
- a CDS encoding DedA family protein: MTTEKGFTAPLLVFSCMIYYKKTYFCRGNLRPIHFPIRFFQPSSTRFPLFRMEFIQKFIDIVLHLDKYLTEITSQYGTWTYLILFGIIFLETGVVVLPFLPGDSLLFAVGSLAANPASGLNVWLLAALLFVAAVLGDTLNYHIGKYLGDRVFSLNIRFIKKEYLLKTQAFYEKHGGKTIIIARFIPIIRTFAPFVAGVGTMSYRQFLLYNVVGAFVWIGSLLFAGYLFGTHPFVQKNFSSVIVAIIIISILPAIFEFLKAKLRKNA